The genome window AGAACGATCAATCGCGTCATTGCCATCGGGCCCGTGGTGATGATGAAAGCCGTTTCCAACGTAACCAAGCAGCACCAGATCAAAACTATTGTGAGTTTAAATTCCATCATGGTGGACGGAACCGGCATGTGCGGCGGCTGCCGCGCGTCGATTGGCAATGAAGCCAAATTTGTCTGCGTGGACGGTCCCGAATTTGACGGGCATCTGGTAAATTACGACGAGTTGATTTCACGGCAAAAAATGTACGAACGCGAAGAAAGACATGCGAACTGGGATCATGCCTGTCGTTTGGAAACGCAAATGGCGGAAATTAAAAAAGTAAAAACTCGCGTGCCCATGCCGCAACAGGAGCCTAAATCGCGGATTCAGAATTTCGAAGAAGTTGCGCTGGGTTACAGCGAAGACATGGCAATCATGGAGGCGGCGCGCTGCTTACAATGCAAAAAACAACCATGCGTTTCCGGTTGCCCGGTGGGAATTGATATTCCCGGTTTTATATTGCGTATTCGCGAGCATGATTTCATCGGAGCAATTCACAAAATCAAAGAAACTAACAGCCTGCCAGCGGTTTGTGGCCGTGTTTGTCCCCAGGAAGAGCAATGCGAGATCGTCTGCGTTTTGGAAAAACGAGGCCAGCCAATCGCCATTGGCCGACTGGAGCGTTTTGCTGCGGACTATGAATTAACCCAGGGCAAAGTTGAAATTCCCAAGGTGGCGAAAAAAACCAACAAACGAGTCGCTGTGGTCGGCGCCGGACCGGCAGGTTTGACCGTCGCAGGAGAGCTCGCCAAAAAGGGACACGATGTGACTGTTTTTGAGGGGCTGCACAAACCGGGCGGCGTGCTGGTTTACGGTATTCCCGAATTTCGTCTTCCCAAACGCATTGTCGAAGTTGAAGTCGATTACGTGAAAAAATTAGGCGCGAAAATTGAAGTGAATACTATCATCGGCCAGACCATGACCATGGACGATCTGTTCGAAGAAGGCTACGAAGCGATTTTCATCGGAACGGGCGCCGGTCTCCCCTATTTCCTTGGCATTCCCGGCGAAAATTTGAACGGAATTTATTCCGCCAATGAATTTTTGACGCGCAACAATCTGATGAAAGCTTATCGTTTTCCGGAATACGACACCCCGATTCGCCTGGCTGACAAAGTTGCCGTTATCGGCGGCGGCAACGTGGCAATGGACAGCGCTCGCGTGGCAAAACGTTTGGGCGCCGAACACGTCTATCTCGTTTACCGTCGTTCACGCACAGAACTTCCCGCCCGTGAAGAAGAAGTCGTCAACGCGGAAGAAGAAGGAATTGAATTCAATCTGCTCACTAACCCGGCGCGCTTTATCGGCGACGACAAAGGTTGGCTGCGGTCGATGGAATGTATTCGCATGGAATTGGGCGAACCGGATGCGTCCGGACGACGCCGACCCGTGCCCATCAAAGGCTCGGAGTTCACCATGGAGGTGGAAGTTGCCGTCATCGCCATCGGCCAGGGACCAAATCCGCTGCTCACGCAGAGCGTGAAAGACCTGGAACTGACCAAGTGGGGCAATATCGTCGCGGATCCGGAAACCGGCAAGACGAGCAAAAAAGGCGTTTTCGCCGGCGGCGATATTGTGACAGGCGCTGCTACCGTGATTTTAGCAATGGGCGCTGGGAAAAAAGCTGCCGTTGCCATTGACAAATATTTGCAAGATGGACAGTGGTAAGCTATTTTGAAAGCAGACGCCGCATCTCCCGTAGACCCGGGAAAGAAGGCGCGACTTCTGCCAATTGAGAGGTAAATTTCTTCGCAGAATTCACATCCCCTGCTCTGTAATAGCTTTTGGCTAACAAATACAGAGTCAGGGGATTTCTTTTGTCCATTTGCAAAGCCTGAGTCAAATAAGGCAATCCTTCTTCAGGCTTGTTCAAATGAAGCAAGGCTTCGCCGGCGCCCTGACAGCCGAACAGTGTTTTTTCAATGGAGACAGATTTTTGAAAAATAGCGGCGGCGTCAGCAAATCGGCGCAAGTGCATGTAAATTTTTCCCACTGGCAAATAAGGAGACACATTGTAAGGCGTCCTCTTAATCAGGGCCTGGTATTCCGGAATTGCTGAATCGAACTTTTTTTGTTTGATGTAAAAGTCCGCCAGAGCAACGTGAGCCTGTTCCCAAGTCAATTTTTCCCTGATTATTTCCATTGCTGTTCTCTCGACGACGTCGTCACGATCCCATTTTGTTGTCGCCGTCGACGTCGGTTTGTTTGTGAAAGGCCAGCCATTTTTCAAAATTTGAATGCGAAAATCGCCTTCTGTAACATCCAGCCGCGTGATTCCGGCATTTTTCCGGT of Calditrichota bacterium contains these proteins:
- a CDS encoding bifunctional dihydroorotate dehydrogenase B NAD binding subunit/NADPH-dependent glutamate synthase, which produces MNEIVERRQLAPSLVLFKLYVPKIASRVKPGQFVVLRADDYGERIPLTVAEFDRDKGLISVIFQEVGASTRKLGMFQTGEKILDVVGPLGHASHIENFGTVVCIGGGVGVAPVYPIAKAFHQAGNHLISIIGARTKEMLILEDEMKAISDEFYITTDDGSYGTHGFVTDELKKIIENNGRTINRVIAIGPVVMMKAVSNVTKQHQIKTIVSLNSIMVDGTGMCGGCRASIGNEAKFVCVDGPEFDGHLVNYDELISRQKMYEREERHANWDHACRLETQMAEIKKVKTRVPMPQQEPKSRIQNFEEVALGYSEDMAIMEAARCLQCKKQPCVSGCPVGIDIPGFILRIREHDFIGAIHKIKETNSLPAVCGRVCPQEEQCEIVCVLEKRGQPIAIGRLERFAADYELTQGKVEIPKVAKKTNKRVAVVGAGPAGLTVAGELAKKGHDVTVFEGLHKPGGVLVYGIPEFRLPKRIVEVEVDYVKKLGAKIEVNTIIGQTMTMDDLFEEGYEAIFIGTGAGLPYFLGIPGENLNGIYSANEFLTRNNLMKAYRFPEYDTPIRLADKVAVIGGGNVAMDSARVAKRLGAEHVYLVYRRSRTELPAREEEVVNAEEEGIEFNLLTNPARFIGDDKGWLRSMECIRMELGEPDASGRRRPVPIKGSEFTMEVEVAVIAIGQGPNPLLTQSVKDLELTKWGNIVADPETGKTSKKGVFAGGDIVTGAATVILAMGAGKKAAVAIDKYLQDGQW